One window from the genome of Pseudanabaena yagii GIHE-NHR1 encodes:
- the btpA gene encoding photosystem I biogenesis protein BtpA: MDLISLFDTSKPVIGVIHLLPLPTSPRWGSSLKEVIDRAEQEATALAAGGVQGIIVENFFDAPFTKDRVDPAVVSAMSLVVHRVKQMVGIPVGINVLRNDGHSAMAIASCVGAQFIRVNVLMGVMATDQGIIEGDAYQLLRYRRELGTDVKIFADVLVKHAQPISVPQITAAVHDTIHRGLADAVILSGWATGNPPTTEDLKEAKLACGDTPLFVGSGATWDNVPQLMQYADGVIVSSSLKRNGQIQQAIDPIRVSRFVDAVRLDIANRKKNLAEEQILRSPTVSIG, from the coding sequence GTGGATTTAATTAGTTTATTTGATACATCAAAACCCGTAATAGGGGTCATTCATCTTTTACCATTGCCTACTTCACCGCGTTGGGGGAGCAGCCTTAAAGAGGTCATTGATCGAGCCGAACAAGAAGCCACTGCCCTTGCCGCAGGCGGAGTTCAAGGAATTATCGTAGAGAATTTTTTTGACGCTCCCTTTACTAAAGATCGTGTTGATCCTGCGGTGGTTAGTGCCATGAGTCTGGTTGTGCATCGAGTCAAACAGATGGTGGGTATCCCCGTAGGCATTAATGTTCTGAGGAATGACGGTCATAGCGCGATGGCGATCGCCTCCTGTGTAGGCGCTCAGTTTATCCGTGTCAATGTCCTCATGGGCGTAATGGCAACCGATCAAGGCATTATCGAAGGTGATGCTTATCAACTGCTGCGTTATCGCCGCGAACTCGGTACAGATGTGAAAATCTTTGCTGATGTTTTGGTCAAGCACGCTCAACCCATTTCTGTGCCCCAAATTACTGCGGCGGTTCACGATACGATTCATCGCGGACTTGCCGATGCCGTGATTCTATCAGGATGGGCAACAGGCAATCCACCGACAACTGAGGATCTCAAGGAAGCAAAGCTTGCCTGTGGTGACACGCCTCTATTTGTTGGATCTGGCGCAACATGGGACAATGTGCCGCAACTGATGCAATATGCTGATGGTGTCATTGTTTCCAGTTCTCTCAAGCGAAATGGTCAGATTCAACAGGCGATCGATCCGATTCGGGTCAGCCGTTTTGTTGATGCTGTCCGTTTGGATATTGCTAATCGCAAAAAAAATCTGGCTGAAGAGCAAATATTGCGATCGCCAACAGTGTCAATTGGGTAA
- a CDS encoding Mini-ribonuclease 3 — translation MSLSRTIDNIAEIPVSALAYIGDAIYEMQMRLHYLLPPRTAKQYHQLVVSQVRAEQQAQLLEKLDLTEFESDLVRRGRNAAGSAPRKVNPHIYQKATGFEVLIGYLYLTDRDRLDQIFTQLLSHIDPPSP, via the coding sequence ATGTCTCTTAGCCGAACTATTGACAATATCGCTGAGATCCCAGTCTCTGCTCTAGCCTATATTGGAGATGCTATTTATGAAATGCAGATGCGATTGCATTACTTGCTACCGCCACGTACTGCTAAGCAATATCACCAACTTGTAGTTAGTCAAGTCAGAGCAGAGCAACAAGCGCAACTCCTCGAAAAACTTGATCTCACAGAATTTGAGTCCGATCTCGTAAGACGCGGGCGCAATGCTGCGGGATCGGCTCCCCGTAAAGTCAATCCTCACATTTATCAAAAAGCAACAGGATTTGAGGTACTGATTGGTTATCTTTACTTAACCGATCGCGATCGCCTCGACCAAATTTTTACTCAGCTACTTAGCCACATCGATCCCCCATCGCCATGA
- a CDS encoding STAS domain-containing protein — protein MKVRSHRLEVIIPEPLTLTVSLRGSREVKDTYQLIRLTGLLDAFSEPAFKKVIGKCVEDGPSNVILDLSTIDFVDSSGLGVLVQMAKKTQGLSGTLQIITNPRVTQTVKLVRLDQFLSLQTSIDEALAKIDQPKQG, from the coding sequence ATTAAGGTACGTTCGCACCGCTTGGAGGTCATTATTCCTGAACCGCTAACCCTGACTGTGAGTTTACGAGGCAGCCGCGAAGTCAAGGACACCTATCAATTGATCCGCCTCACAGGTCTTCTCGACGCTTTTTCTGAGCCAGCCTTTAAGAAGGTAATTGGTAAGTGCGTTGAGGATGGACCTTCTAATGTGATTTTAGATCTGTCAACCATTGATTTTGTCGATAGCTCTGGGCTTGGGGTTTTGGTGCAAATGGCTAAAAAAACTCAGGGGCTGAGTGGCACTCTTCAGATTATTACCAATCCTAGAGTTACCCAAACTGTCAAACTAGTCCGCTTAGACCAATTCCTATCACTCCAGACATCAATTGATGAAGCTCTGGCAAAAATTGATCAGCCCAAGCAAGGCTAG
- the msrA gene encoding peptide-methionine (S)-S-oxide reductase MsrA, with translation MMLFGLGKKLTLPTAANALAGRSTAIPTASHHFVNGNALKPPFPEGMETAVFGLGCFWGAERRFWQQKGIYVTAVGYAAGLTPNPTYEEVCSGMTGHNEVVLVVYDPKVISYSDLLKVFWESHNPTQGMRQGNDQGTQYRSGIYVYNDVQRKLAEDSREVYQDALKASGMKQGITTEIRDAGEFYYAEGYHQQYLAKNPNGYCGLGGTNVCYPAATVA, from the coding sequence ATTATGTTATTTGGACTTGGCAAAAAACTAACACTTCCAACTGCGGCAAATGCTCTTGCTGGCAGATCTACAGCAATTCCCACAGCGTCACACCATTTTGTCAATGGCAATGCGCTGAAACCGCCTTTTCCTGAAGGAATGGAAACTGCTGTATTTGGTTTGGGATGTTTTTGGGGAGCAGAGCGTCGATTCTGGCAACAAAAGGGGATTTATGTAACGGCTGTCGGTTATGCCGCAGGCTTAACACCTAACCCCACCTACGAAGAGGTTTGCTCTGGCATGACTGGACATAATGAAGTTGTCCTAGTTGTGTACGATCCCAAGGTAATTAGCTACTCCGATTTGCTAAAAGTCTTTTGGGAATCCCATAATCCCACACAGGGAATGCGTCAGGGCAATGATCAGGGAACGCAATATCGTTCAGGTATTTATGTCTACAACGATGTCCAACGCAAGTTAGCTGAGGATTCGCGAGAAGTTTATCAGGATGCACTGAAGGCTTCGGGCATGAAGCAAGGTATTACCACGGAAATTCGTGATGCAGGCGAGTTTTATTATGCTGAGGGCTACCATCAGCAATATCTTGCTAAAAACCCCAATGGCTATTGTGGTCTAGGTGGCACAAATGTTTGCTACCCTGCTGCCACAGTCGCCTAA
- the gatA gene encoding Asp-tRNA(Asn)/Glu-tRNA(Gln) amidotransferase subunit GatA codes for MSSIAQIRQTLINKERSATEIAQEFLDRIDRLEPKLHSFVTVTPEVAIAQAKVIDAAIAAGETLPALAGVPLGMKDNMCVKGMPTTCGSNMLRNFVPPYEATITAKLREAGAVMVGKTNLDEFAMGSSTENSAIAQTTNPWNTDYVPGGSSGGSAAAVSSGECVIATGSDTGGSIRQPASYCGVVGLKPTYGLVSRFGLVAFASSLDQIGPFANTVEDAAIFLGAIAGYDPKDSTSIKTEIPDYAALLTPDLTQSLKGKRVGVITETFGEGLDSEVEAAVRKAIAHFESMGAEVYEISCPRFRYGLPTYYIIAPSEASANLARYDGVKYGLRDENADNLLSMYENTREQGFGAEVKRRIMIGTYVLSAGYYDAYYLKAQKVRTLIVQDFQKAFEQVDVLVCPTAPTTAFQAGSKTEDPLGMYLSDLMTIPVNLAGLPGISIPCGFDSKGLPIGLQLVSNVLREDVLLQVAYGYEQSTEWHKRQPKI; via the coding sequence ATGTCATCGATCGCCCAAATTCGGCAAACCTTAATCAATAAAGAGCGATCAGCAACTGAAATTGCTCAAGAGTTTTTAGATCGCATTGATCGGCTAGAACCGAAATTACATAGTTTTGTCACTGTTACTCCCGAAGTGGCGATCGCCCAAGCAAAGGTCATTGATGCTGCGATCGCCGCAGGTGAGACCTTACCAGCATTAGCAGGTGTCCCCCTTGGCATGAAAGACAATATGTGTGTCAAGGGAATGCCTACTACCTGTGGCTCCAATATGCTCAGAAATTTTGTGCCCCCCTATGAGGCGACAATTACCGCTAAATTGCGTGAGGCTGGAGCCGTGATGGTTGGTAAGACTAACCTCGATGAGTTTGCGATGGGTAGCTCAACGGAAAACTCAGCAATCGCCCAAACTACGAATCCTTGGAATACAGACTATGTTCCAGGAGGATCGTCAGGTGGCTCGGCAGCAGCAGTTTCTAGTGGTGAATGTGTAATTGCGACAGGTTCCGATACGGGTGGCTCGATTCGTCAACCTGCTTCCTATTGTGGTGTGGTGGGACTAAAGCCTACCTATGGACTAGTTTCCAGATTTGGACTAGTTGCCTTTGCTTCATCCCTCGATCAAATTGGTCCTTTTGCTAACACCGTTGAAGATGCGGCGATTTTCTTGGGTGCGATCGCAGGTTATGACCCTAAGGATTCAACAAGCATTAAGACAGAAATTCCTGATTATGCTGCTTTATTAACACCTGATCTAACTCAATCCCTCAAGGGCAAAAGAGTTGGTGTAATTACCGAAACCTTCGGTGAAGGTTTAGATAGTGAAGTGGAAGCTGCGGTCAGAAAAGCGATCGCCCATTTCGAGAGTATGGGTGCAGAGGTTTATGAAATTTCCTGTCCACGTTTTCGCTATGGCTTACCTACCTATTACATCATTGCTCCCTCTGAGGCATCGGCAAACCTCGCCCGCTATGATGGCGTAAAGTATGGCTTGCGGGATGAAAATGCCGATAATTTGCTGAGTATGTATGAGAATACTCGCGAGCAAGGTTTTGGTGCGGAAGTCAAGCGACGGATCATGATTGGGACATATGTACTGTCCGCAGGTTATTACGATGCCTATTACCTGAAGGCGCAAAAAGTCAGAACTTTGATTGTGCAAGACTTCCAAAAAGCTTTTGAGCAAGTCGATGTCCTCGTATGCCCCACGGCTCCGACTACCGCTTTCCAAGCTGGCAGTAAAACTGAAGATCCACTTGGGATGTATCTATCGGATTTGATGACTATTCCTGTCAACCTTGCGGGACTACCTGGAATTAGTATTCCTTGCGGCTTTGACTCCAAAGGTTTGCCCATCGGTCTCCAACTGGTCTCTAACGTGTTGCGAGAAGATGTGCTGTTGCAAGTCGCCTATGGCTACGAGCAGTCAACGGAATGGCACAAGCGCCAACCTAAAATTTAA
- a CDS encoding DUF29 domain-containing protein gives MTQAIAPPLTLYERDLDLWLETVITQLKAGDFHNLDVENLIEELEGLSGSNKREIESRLKRLIEHILKRCYVDMPECYRGWLLTIFEQRDELKSLLRQSPSLKRHFLKMFDDCFETSLKRLKIEYPDYQFPDTWQFGRDIDTMLNVDFWE, from the coding sequence ATGACTCAAGCAATTGCACCACCATTGACCCTGTACGAGCGCGATCTTGATCTGTGGTTAGAGACTGTGATCACCCAATTAAAAGCAGGTGATTTTCACAATCTTGATGTCGAAAATTTAATAGAGGAGTTAGAGGGCTTGTCAGGCAGTAACAAACGTGAGATTGAGAGCAGACTCAAAAGATTAATCGAACATATCCTGAAACGATGCTATGTCGATATGCCTGAATGTTATCGTGGCTGGCTGTTAACAATATTCGAGCAACGAGATGAACTAAAATCACTGCTCAGACAGTCACCTAGCCTCAAGCGTCACTTTTTGAAAATGTTTGATGATTGCTTTGAAACTTCTTTAAAGCGGCTCAAGATTGAATACCCTGATTACCAATTCCCCGATACATGGCAATTTGGGCGGGATATCGACACAATGCTCAATGTTGATTTTTGGGAATAG
- a CDS encoding phosphate ABC transporter substrate-binding protein: MSQGKETTVLVLSLLVTAGIAGGGYWFFSQQSKPTQSPTSTATPEATSPTATKTSAPTPTSLNFDTSLPNPNVLEIDGSTTMVTLIKELRTAYSQVNPNIPTTFGLPDGKPNGSSQGLQNLISGSISIAATSRPLKAAEAQAGVQLVPIAKDAIAVVVGINNPFKGNLTKDQVRDIYQGKITNWSQVGGTNQPIKVINRATTSGTREAFQDIVLLGQNFPPDSPNFITWKQDETTAILRDLGDNGISYATVSQVEKQEIVRIVAIDGINATDIAAIKSGKYPISRSLFLGAKKTTSPVVKQFIEFALSPQGQQIVQKLGFIPMQ; encoded by the coding sequence ATGTCACAGGGCAAAGAAACTACAGTTTTAGTTCTGTCATTACTGGTCACAGCAGGGATTGCTGGTGGTGGCTATTGGTTCTTCTCGCAGCAGAGTAAACCAACTCAATCCCCAACTTCGACAGCCACACCTGAAGCAACATCTCCTACAGCTACTAAAACCAGTGCGCCAACTCCAACTAGCTTAAATTTTGATACATCTTTGCCCAATCCCAATGTTTTGGAAATTGACGGCAGTACCACGATGGTGACGTTAATTAAAGAATTGCGGACTGCCTATAGCCAAGTTAATCCGAATATCCCCACCACATTTGGATTGCCTGATGGTAAACCCAATGGCTCTAGTCAAGGTTTGCAAAATCTGATAAGTGGCTCGATCTCGATCGCTGCAACCTCACGTCCTCTCAAAGCCGCAGAAGCCCAAGCAGGTGTCCAACTAGTACCGATCGCCAAAGATGCGATCGCTGTAGTAGTGGGCATTAACAATCCCTTTAAAGGCAATTTAACTAAAGATCAAGTTCGTGATATTTATCAGGGCAAAATCACCAATTGGTCACAAGTTGGTGGCACAAATCAACCAATTAAAGTAATTAATCGCGCAACCACAAGCGGCACTAGAGAAGCTTTTCAAGATATCGTCCTACTTGGGCAAAACTTTCCACCTGATAGCCCTAACTTCATTACTTGGAAACAGGATGAAACGACAGCAATTTTAAGGGATTTAGGCGATAACGGCATTAGTTATGCCACAGTTTCTCAAGTGGAAAAACAGGAAATTGTCAGAATAGTGGCAATTGATGGCATCAATGCTACTGATATCGCTGCGATTAAATCTGGTAAGTATCCGATCAGTCGGAGTTTGTTTTTAGGAGCCAAGAAAACAACTAGCCCTGTTGTTAAGCAATTTATCGAGTTTGCCCTTTCGCCTCAAGGTCAGCAAATTGTCCAGAAATTAGGATTCATTCCTATGCAATAA
- the rlmB gene encoding 23S rRNA (guanosine(2251)-2'-O)-methyltransferase RlmB, which yields MTSQPKLKSKKKKSNRDIDRNFESRPEKSFDKYSDKRTDSRAGKYSDKYADKRSDKRPDRAEKSFDKPYKAADSRSDSKYSGKSDRYSDKYADRRPEKSFERRADAPEPRFDRKFDKPIAKKIGDKFAEKKFGDKKFGDKKFGDKFGDKKFGDRKFDRDRPERSERGDRDFGDRPERKFDRSDRDRNFGDRPDRKFDRDRNFGDRPSVPNFERRSLPPISRNLDPDGELAIVPPSQAEANPDIVYGRHAVEAVLNSDRSINRIWVTPRLRYSADFLPLIDEAKSGGAVVDEVDNTRLDRITENGRHQGIAVQVSAYEYADLDELIVKAKEKSTNPVIVIADGITDPHNLGAIIRSAAALGAQALVIPQRRAAGITATVAKVAAGTLEILPVARVVNLNRALEKIKEAGFWVYGTVASSGDAIHKAKFTGAIALVIGAEGEGLSLSIQKNCDFLVSIPLDGKVESLNASVATGMALYEIFRQRWVNTLNLNNLS from the coding sequence ATGACATCGCAACCCAAACTGAAATCGAAGAAGAAAAAGTCCAATAGAGACATAGATAGGAATTTCGAGAGTCGTCCAGAAAAGTCTTTCGATAAATATTCGGACAAACGGACTGACAGCCGTGCTGGTAAGTATTCAGATAAATATGCTGACAAACGCTCGGATAAGCGCCCAGACCGAGCAGAAAAGTCCTTTGATAAACCTTACAAAGCCGCAGACAGCCGCTCTGATTCTAAATATTCAGGCAAATCTGACAGGTATTCAGACAAATATGCAGATCGTCGCCCCGAAAAGAGTTTTGAGAGACGAGCAGATGCACCTGAACCAAGATTCGATCGCAAGTTTGATAAGCCGATCGCCAAAAAGATTGGGGACAAGTTTGCTGAAAAGAAGTTCGGCGATAAAAAATTCGGCGATAAGAAATTTGGCGATAAATTTGGTGACAAGAAGTTTGGCGATCGCAAGTTTGATCGGGATCGCCCTGAGCGCTCTGAGCGTGGCGATCGTGATTTCGGTGATCGTCCTGAACGTAAATTTGATCGCTCTGATCGCGATCGCAATTTTGGTGATCGTCCTGACCGCAAATTTGATCGAGATCGCAACTTTGGAGATCGTCCATCGGTTCCCAACTTTGAAAGGCGATCGCTGCCACCAATTTCGCGCAATCTTGATCCCGATGGCGAACTAGCGATTGTGCCACCCAGCCAAGCTGAAGCAAATCCTGATATTGTCTATGGTCGTCATGCCGTTGAAGCAGTATTAAATAGCGATCGCAGCATTAACCGTATTTGGGTCACACCCAGACTGCGTTACTCCGCTGACTTCTTGCCCCTCATTGATGAAGCTAAGTCAGGCGGAGCCGTAGTTGATGAAGTGGACAATACCCGTCTTGATCGCATCACTGAAAATGGTAGACATCAAGGGATCGCCGTTCAAGTTTCCGCTTATGAATATGCGGATCTTGATGAATTGATTGTGAAGGCAAAAGAGAAATCTACTAATCCTGTGATTGTGATAGCTGATGGAATCACTGATCCCCATAATTTGGGAGCAATTATTCGCAGTGCAGCAGCTCTTGGAGCGCAGGCTCTCGTGATTCCTCAGCGTCGTGCGGCGGGGATCACAGCCACTGTCGCTAAGGTTGCTGCGGGTACATTGGAAATTCTTCCCGTTGCGCGTGTAGTCAATCTCAATCGTGCCCTTGAGAAAATTAAGGAAGCTGGTTTTTGGGTATATGGAACTGTCGCAAGTTCAGGTGATGCCATTCACAAAGCCAAATTTACTGGAGCGATCGCTTTGGTGATTGGAGCGGAAGGAGAAGGATTAAGTCTTTCCATTCAGAAAAATTGCGACTTCCTTGTATCTATTCCTTTAGATGGAAAAGTGGAAAGCTTAAACGCATCAGTAGCGACAGGAATGGCGCTATATGAGATTTTCAGACAACGTTGGGTAAATACGTTAAACCTGAACAATTTGTCTTGA
- a CDS encoding glycosyltransferase family protein, translating to MLSTPLVTDISTDILILSNGPGELTTWVYPFLKALESAWRSPDDAAKTRISIALAPCQNASGQEAQLAKSFPNVDRVLPQEQFFDFLIWGKTPDWQWAKQGMVVFLGGDQFFALAIAKRLGYKTLIYAEWEARWYRWVDLFAVRNEAISTKIPSPFRHKAHVIGDLMVDRLDSQPQSESLTQKRICFMPGSKGHKLRIGVPLVVAIADILHQKYPDIELAIALAPTTTPEILATYAQFSFPTADSEGSTANLADGNLLTAKGTTIKIHREFPAHALIKSSQLCVTTVGANTAELASLHQPMIVLLPTNFTDMKIGWDGIWGLLAAAPLLGKVLSKIINSILISQIQKKGQLLAWPNIWAGEAIVPEFLGELTPTQIAEQIVVYLEHPEELEKVRDRLKQVCGEAGAASKLAAMVINAI from the coding sequence ATGCTCTCCACTCCTCTTGTCACAGATATTTCTACGGATATCCTGATCCTGTCCAATGGACCAGGGGAGCTGACCACATGGGTATATCCTTTTCTGAAAGCTTTGGAAAGTGCGTGGCGATCTCCAGATGATGCAGCGAAAACTCGGATCTCGATCGCCCTTGCCCCTTGTCAAAATGCCAGTGGACAGGAAGCGCAACTCGCTAAAAGTTTTCCCAATGTTGATCGCGTCTTGCCGCAGGAACAATTTTTCGATTTTCTAATATGGGGCAAAACTCCTGATTGGCAATGGGCTAAACAGGGCATGGTCGTATTTTTGGGAGGGGATCAGTTTTTTGCCTTAGCGATCGCTAAACGGCTGGGCTACAAAACTCTAATCTATGCTGAGTGGGAGGCAAGATGGTATCGCTGGGTGGATTTGTTTGCCGTACGAAATGAGGCGATCTCCACTAAAATTCCTAGCCCATTCCGACACAAAGCGCATGTAATTGGGGACTTAATGGTGGATCGCCTAGATTCCCAACCGCAATCAGAATCACTCACCCAGAAGCGTATTTGTTTTATGCCGGGATCAAAGGGACACAAACTCAGGATTGGTGTGCCTCTAGTTGTGGCGATCGCTGATATTTTGCACCAAAAGTATCCTGATATTGAACTAGCGATCGCCCTTGCGCCTACGACGACACCCGAAATTTTAGCGACCTATGCCCAGTTCAGTTTTCCAACCGCAGATAGTGAGGGATCGACGGCAAACTTGGCTGATGGCAACTTATTAACCGCAAAAGGAACAACTATCAAGATTCATCGTGAATTTCCTGCCCATGCCCTCATCAAGAGCAGTCAACTTTGCGTTACTACTGTTGGCGCAAATACTGCTGAGCTTGCCTCTCTTCATCAACCGATGATCGTCCTTTTGCCAACAAATTTTACTGACATGAAAATTGGCTGGGATGGAATATGGGGGTTACTAGCGGCTGCCCCATTATTAGGGAAGGTACTATCCAAGATCATTAATTCCATTCTCATCTCCCAAATTCAGAAAAAAGGTCAATTACTAGCTTGGCCAAATATCTGGGCAGGTGAAGCGATCGTGCCAGAGTTTTTAGGAGAACTTACGCCTACCCAAATTGCTGAGCAAATTGTGGTTTATCTGGAGCATCCTGAAGAACTAGAGAAAGTGCGAGATCGCTTAAAACAAGTATGCGGAGAAGCAGGTGCGGCCAGCAAACTTGCCGCAATGGTCATCAACGCAATCTAA
- a CDS encoding vitamin K epoxide reductase family protein, producing MSGTNTRKRSEPWLHRWSHPAIIAIAIFGFSLTTYLTVTHFFGQKVALCDVQGSGCDLVLSSEYAKIFGIPLTIFGALGYLTLGLLAGVPMLLKRDDPKEQAKIKEVANFLMFMVSSATFVFSGYLMYLLASGKVDSINGQPQFCLYCVTSATNMALIWLLTVFGNSWKDVGQLFFTGAIVAIITLTATVGVYASQTKIAVQSNSFAGRLAHHLTATNAKMYGAYWCPHCQDQKARFGEAKKLIPYVECAANPPNGVKSEAQLCEQKGIKGYPTWEINGKMVSGERSLDELADLSGYTGERK from the coding sequence TTGTCTGGAACAAATACGCGAAAACGATCTGAGCCTTGGTTGCATCGATGGTCGCACCCTGCGATCATTGCGATCGCTATATTTGGCTTTTCGCTTACAACCTATTTAACCGTCACACACTTCTTTGGGCAAAAAGTTGCTCTTTGTGATGTTCAAGGCAGTGGTTGTGACCTAGTACTAAGTAGTGAATATGCCAAAATCTTTGGTATTCCCCTCACGATTTTTGGAGCTTTAGGCTATCTGACTCTGGGGCTTCTGGCTGGAGTGCCAATGTTGCTAAAACGCGACGACCCTAAAGAGCAAGCCAAAATCAAGGAAGTTGCCAATTTCTTGATGTTTATGGTTTCGTCAGCAACATTTGTGTTTAGTGGTTACTTAATGTATCTACTTGCCTCAGGCAAAGTTGACAGCATTAACGGACAACCACAGTTTTGCCTTTACTGTGTCACCTCCGCGACAAACATGGCTTTGATTTGGTTGCTGACAGTATTTGGCAACTCTTGGAAAGATGTGGGGCAGTTGTTCTTCACAGGTGCGATCGTGGCGATCATCACCTTGACAGCTACTGTTGGTGTTTATGCTAGCCAAACTAAGATTGCTGTGCAAAGTAATTCTTTTGCTGGTAGGCTCGCCCATCACTTGACTGCCACCAATGCCAAGATGTATGGCGCATATTGGTGTCCGCATTGTCAGGATCAGAAAGCAAGATTTGGCGAGGCAAAGAAACTAATTCCTTACGTGGAATGTGCTGCCAATCCTCCTAATGGAGTAAAGTCAGAGGCTCAACTATGCGAGCAAAAAGGCATTAAGGGTTATCCTACTTGGGAAATTAATGGCAAGATGGTTTCAGGCGAGCGCTCTTTAGATGAACTAGCTGATTTATCGGGTTATACAGGCGAGCGTAAATAA
- a CDS encoding DUF1816 domain-containing protein produces MGGNLFKNIFTSILETFGLAVWVEIVTDSPRCTYYFGPFSNESEAESAKSGYIEDLEAEGSKGLAVTVKRCRPENLTVYDDSLDFKFDRFPAFSGQTL; encoded by the coding sequence ATGGGTGGTAACTTGTTTAAGAACATTTTTACATCAATTCTCGAAACGTTTGGTTTGGCAGTGTGGGTCGAAATTGTCACCGATTCACCACGTTGTACTTATTATTTTGGACCTTTCAGCAATGAGTCTGAAGCTGAATCTGCCAAAAGTGGTTACATCGAAGATTTAGAGGCTGAAGGGTCTAAGGGTTTGGCTGTAACAGTTAAACGTTGCAGACCAGAAAATCTCACAGTTTATGATGACTCACTGGATTTTAAGTTCGACCGCTTTCCTGCATTTAGCGGTCAGACTCTGTAA
- a CDS encoding trypsin-like peptidase domain-containing protein gives MSSRKSLKVSTKMIVFEDGAVKKGIKKGFVNLVASSLVLCGGMNAIAALPFMVSTPAQAQSDEDTNIRVYKLASPAVVSIQTQRGNGSGSIIDPTGLVLTNAHVVRGVTTVNVILSDKRQFRGTVIASSRNPDLALIKLDGVTTNLPTVTIATSNGIQVGQRAFAIGNPFGRFAGTLTTGIISRIDRDRKLLQTDAALNPGNSGGPLLNSRGELVGVNTAIFTTTSTNSGIGLAIEADTVNQFIAAARQGRVPSSVANLPNPSTLTLDGNPITSTLGTNDNTLPDGSYYKAYQFQGQAGQSVVIEMRGNGIDPYLVLFDAKGRKIAEDDDGGGGKNARIAITLPSTGKYTLYANSYEVGDTGSFTLSGRISNNFTAETTSDRDILLQKNGTLDDKSRVLARDGSLFDTFSFNAQAGQIVQIDLVSSDFHPYLVLFAPNSKVLKENNGLPSRTSASITVELPFTGTYRTIVNAFDRTGKGTYKLIVKRLR, from the coding sequence CTCTAGCCTCGTGCTATGCGGCGGCATGAATGCGATCGCCGCCCTTCCTTTCATGGTATCCACACCCGCACAGGCTCAATCCGACGAAGATACGAATATTCGTGTTTATAAATTAGCTAGCCCTGCGGTCGTCTCGATCCAAACGCAACGGGGTAATGGCAGTGGCTCAATTATTGATCCGACAGGCTTAGTTTTGACCAATGCCCATGTCGTGCGGGGTGTCACCACCGTTAATGTCATCCTCAGTGATAAGCGTCAGTTTCGTGGAACCGTGATCGCCAGTAGCCGTAACCCTGACCTCGCGCTAATTAAACTAGATGGAGTCACCACCAATCTGCCAACTGTTACCATCGCCACTTCCAATGGTATTCAAGTAGGACAGCGTGCCTTTGCGATCGGTAATCCCTTTGGACGCTTTGCAGGCACACTCACCACAGGCATCATCAGTCGCATCGATCGCGATCGCAAATTATTACAAACCGATGCCGCTCTCAATCCCGGAAATTCGGGTGGACCTTTGCTCAATAGTCGTGGGGAATTAGTGGGCGTAAACACCGCAATTTTTACCACCACTTCGACAAATAGTGGCATTGGTTTAGCGATCGAAGCCGATACTGTTAATCAATTTATAGCGGCAGCTCGTCAAGGTAGAGTCCCGAGTTCCGTCGCAAACCTACCTAACCCCAGCACTCTAACCTTAGATGGCAATCCGATTACCTCCACCCTCGGCACAAATGACAATACCTTGCCCGATGGCAGCTACTACAAGGCATATCAGTTTCAGGGTCAAGCAGGACAATCGGTAGTGATCGAGATGCGCGGTAATGGGATTGATCCCTACCTCGTATTATTCGACGCTAAGGGGCGCAAAATTGCCGAGGATGATGATGGTGGCGGCGGCAAAAATGCCCGTATTGCCATTACCTTACCTAGCACAGGCAAATATACTCTCTATGCCAATTCCTATGAAGTCGGCGATACAGGTTCCTTTACCCTCTCAGGTCGCATCAGCAATAACTTCACAGCCGAGACAACAAGCGATCGCGATATCCTCTTACAAAAAAATGGCACTTTAGACGACAAGAGCCGCGTCTTAGCCAGAGATGGCAGTCTATTCGATACCTTTAGCTTTAATGCCCAAGCAGGACAAATCGTCCAAATCGATCTGGTCAGTTCCGACTTTCACCCCTATCTAGTCCTATTTGCCCCCAACAGCAAAGTTTTAAAAGAGAACAATGGCTTGCCAAGTCGTACCAGTGCATCGATTACCGTTGAGTTACCCTTTACAGGAACCTATCGCACCATCGTCAATGCCTTCGATCGCACAGGCAAAGGTACATACAAACTAATCGTAAAGAGACTCAGATAA